A DNA window from Trichosurus vulpecula isolate mTriVul1 chromosome 2, mTriVul1.pri, whole genome shotgun sequence contains the following coding sequences:
- the HYLS1 gene encoding hydrolethalus syndrome protein 1 isoform X3, whose translation MAEKRHAYNIEEAMEKLMGPDKQKWATMDPEERMAAAAIAFTQICAGLGEGDTTREARSKQYDPYSKASVALGKAPSLPVHLRCTQEELTVSETGSDTSQIARKPVMKRKVLRRKPDGEVLVTDESVISDSGSSVENDTELWDLRRRLMNLQPCHEDNETEAEGMDSSEKLHPQRSYHDISQEEEEEIICYLQREAMEPPVYEQDLIVPNRPKSFILPKLDQLGRNRGKIDRVARYFEYKRDWDSMRFPGEDQRKDLRWGVREQMICRSEPQLKPQHIYVPNNYLVPTMKKRSALRWGVRCDLANGIMPR comes from the exons ATGGCAGAAAAAAG acATGCCTACAACATAGAAGAAGCAATGGAGAAACTCATGGGGCCTGATAAACAAAAATGGGCCACTATGGATCCAGAAGAACGTATGGCAGCCGCTGCGATAGCCTTTACCCAGATCTGTGCAGGGCTGGGTGAGGGGGATACCACAAGAGAAGCCAGATCAAAACAGTATGATCCCTACAGTAAAGCTTCagtggccctgggcaaggcacCCTCTCTACCTGTGCATCTGCGGTGCACACAAGAAGAGCTTACGGTTTCAGAGACTGGCTCAGACACCTCCCAGATAGCCCGGAAGCCAGTAATGAAGAGGAAAGTGCTTCGTAGGAAACCAGATGGTGAAGTACTGGTTACAGATGAGTCTGTTATAAGTGATTCAGGGTCTAGTGTAGAAAATGACACGGAGCTCTGGGACTTGAGGCGAAGACTAATGAATCTGCAGCCCTGCCATGAAGACAATGAGACTGAGGCTGAAGGTATGGATAGTTCAGAGAAGCTGCACCCACAGCGTTCGTACCATGACATTtctcaggaggaagaagaagaaatcatcTGCTACCTACAAAGAGAAGCAATGGAACCTCCAGTTTACGAACAAGATCTAATTGTTCCTAACCGACCCAAGTCATTCATCCTCCCAAAGCTGGATCAACTAGGCCGAAATCGGGGAAAGATTGACCGAGTAGCCCGGTACTTTGAGTACAAAAGAGATTGGGATTCAATGAGGTTCCCTGGAGAAGATCAAAGGAAAGACCTTCGTTGGGGTGTTCGAGAGCAGATGATCTGTCGGTCAGAGCCCCAACTCAAGCCTCAGCACATATATGTCCCCAACAACTACTTGGTGCCAACCATGAAGAAAAGATCTGCCTTACGTTGGGGCGTGCGCTGTGACCTAGCAAATGGTATCATGCCCAGGTAG
- the PUS3 gene encoding tRNA pseudouridine(38/39) synthase isoform X2, producing the protein MMERNIASNQTETLLKRIQELEREVQRLQQEQADNKKSPNIKGESSTEAGKPKKRQHQQRAFNFSAYGQRHVALRVAYLGWGYQGFASQENTNNTIEEKLFEALTKTRLVESRQTSNYHRCGRTDKGVSAFGQVISLNLRSQLPGSKNPEDQSLKDSINDAAEEIRYTHILNRVLPPDIRVLAWAPVEPSFSARFSCLERTYRYFFPCADLDIEAMNDAAQKYVGTHDFRNLCKMDVANGVINFQRTILSAKVQLVALRGPGEKFQQQEPFQLCQFEVTGQAFLYHQVRCMMAILLLIGQRMEKPEIIDELLNIEKNPQKPQYSMAVEFPLVLYDCKFENIKWIYDREVQEFNVTHLQQLWASYAVKSHMLYSMLQGLDSAAICPGSGSKINEMVQWRDVKPSVQKQISAFVEGVKTRTYKPLLDRPRCEGLESRIQHFVRRGRIKQPHVCQEEEIKTKRDYSDTTEEESNTSEKLTKKICVNRN; encoded by the exons ATGATGGAAAGAAACATAGCGTCAAATCAGACTGAGACACTTCTGAAGAGAATACAAGAACTGGAGAGAGAGGTACAGAGGCTACAACAGGAACAGGCTGACAATAAGAAGAGCCCAAACATCAAAGGAGAAAGTTCCACTGAAGCTGGGAAACCAAAGAAACGGCAGCATCAACAGCGTGCTTTTAATTTCAGTGCGTATGGCCAAAGACATGTAGCTTTAAGGGTAGCTTATTTGGGCTGGGGATACCAGGGTTTTGCCAgtcaagaaaacacaaacaacacCATTGAGGAAAAACTGTTTGAGGCACTAACCAAGACTCGGCTAGTAGAAAGCAGACAGACATCTAACTACCACCGATGTGGGAGAACAGACAAAGGAGTCAGTGCTTTTGGACAG GTGATTTCCCTTAACCTTCGCTCCCAACTCCCGGGGAGCAAGAATCCAGAAGATCAAAGTTTGAAAGACAGTATCAATGATGCTGCTGAAGAGATTCGTTATACCCATATTCTTAATCGGGTGCTCCCTCCAGACATCCGGGTGCTGGCTTGGGCCCCTGTAGAACCCAGCTTTAGTGCCCGGTTCAGCTGCCTTGAACGGACTTACCGCTACTTTTTCCCCTGTGCTGATTTAGATATTGAAGCCATGAATGATGCAGCCCAAAAATATGTTGGCACTCATGATTTCCGGAACTTATGTAAAATGGACGTGGCCAATGGTGTGATAAATTTCCAGAGGACTATCCTGTCTGCTAAAGTGCAACTAGTGGCCTTGCGGGGTCCAGGGGAGAAATTTCAACAGCAGGAACCATTCCAGTTATGTCAATTTGAAGTGACTGGGCAGGCATTTCTTTACCATCAAGTACGGTGTATGATGGCCATTCTCCTTCTTATTGGCCAGAGGATGGAGAAACCAGAGATCATTGATGAACTGCTGAATATAGAGAAAAATCCCCAAAAACCACAGTACAG CATGGCAGTGGAATTTCCTCTAGTTCTATATGATTGTAAATTTGAGAACatcaaatggatctatgatcgGGAGGTCCAGGAGTTTAATGTTACACACTTGCAGCAATTGTGGGCTAGTTATGCAGTTAAAAGTCACATGTTATACAGCATGCTACAAGGACTGGACTCTGCTGCCATATGTCCTGGGTCAG GATCAAAGATAAATGAAATGGTTCAGTGGAGAGATGTCAAACCTTCTGTCCAGAAGCAGATTAGTGCCTTTGTAGAGGGAGTGAAAACACGAACCTATAAGCCATTATTGGATCGTCCTAGATGTGAAGGTTTAGAGTCCCGGATCCAGCACTTTGTTAGAAGGGGAAGAATTAAGCAGCCACATGTATgccaagaagaggaaataaaaaccaaaaggGACTACAGTGATActacagaagaagaaagcaacACCTCAGAAAAACTAACAAAGAAGATCTGTGTTAATAGGAATTAA
- the HYLS1 gene encoding hydrolethalus syndrome protein 1 isoform X2 yields the protein MEKLMGPDKQKWATMDPEERMAAAAIAFTQICAGLGEGDTTREARSKQYDPYSKASVALGKAPSLPVHLRCTQEELTVSETGSDTSQIARKPVMKRKVLRRKPDGEVLVTDESVISDSGSSVENDTELWDLRRRLMNLQPCHEDNETEAEGMDSSEKLHPQRSYHDISQEEEEEIICYLQREAMEPPVYEQDLIVPNRPKSFILPKLDQLGRNRGKIDRVARYFEYKRDWDSMRFPGEDQRKDLRWGVREQMICRSEPQLKPQHIYVPNNYLVPTMKKRSALRWGVRCDLANGIMPRERAEEENENPHLSI from the exons ATGGAGAAACTCATGGGGCCTGATAAACAAAAATGGGCCACTATGGATCCAGAAGAACGTATGGCAGCCGCTGCGATAGCCTTTACCCAGATCTGTGCAGGGCTGGGTGAGGGGGATACCACAAGAGAAGCCAGATCAAAACAGTATGATCCCTACAGTAAAGCTTCagtggccctgggcaaggcacCCTCTCTACCTGTGCATCTGCGGTGCACACAAGAAGAGCTTACGGTTTCAGAGACTGGCTCAGACACCTCCCAGATAGCCCGGAAGCCAGTAATGAAGAGGAAAGTGCTTCGTAGGAAACCAGATGGTGAAGTACTGGTTACAGATGAGTCTGTTATAAGTGATTCAGGGTCTAGTGTAGAAAATGACACGGAGCTCTGGGACTTGAGGCGAAGACTAATGAATCTGCAGCCCTGCCATGAAGACAATGAGACTGAGGCTGAAGGTATGGATAGTTCAGAGAAGCTGCACCCACAGCGTTCGTACCATGACATTtctcaggaggaagaagaagaaatcatcTGCTACCTACAAAGAGAAGCAATGGAACCTCCAGTTTACGAACAAGATCTAATTGTTCCTAACCGACCCAAGTCATTCATCCTCCCAAAGCTGGATCAACTAGGCCGAAATCGGGGAAAGATTGACCGAGTAGCCCGGTACTTTGAGTACAAAAGAGATTGGGATTCAATGAGGTTCCCTGGAGAAGATCAAAGGAAAGACCTTCGTTGGGGTGTTCGAGAGCAGATGATCTGTCGGTCAGAGCCCCAACTCAAGCCTCAGCACATATATGTCCCCAACAACTACTTGGTGCCAACCATGAAGAAAAGATCTGCCTTACGTTGGGGCGTGCGCTGTGACCTAGCAAATGGTATCATGCCCAG GGAAagggcagaggaagaaaatgagaatccTCATCTAAGCATCTGA
- the PUS3 gene encoding tRNA pseudouridine(38/39) synthase isoform X1, with product MWIKALRNLHLKYWHRETIYFFTFWRYMMERNIASNQTETLLKRIQELEREVQRLQQEQADNKKSPNIKGESSTEAGKPKKRQHQQRAFNFSAYGQRHVALRVAYLGWGYQGFASQENTNNTIEEKLFEALTKTRLVESRQTSNYHRCGRTDKGVSAFGQVISLNLRSQLPGSKNPEDQSLKDSINDAAEEIRYTHILNRVLPPDIRVLAWAPVEPSFSARFSCLERTYRYFFPCADLDIEAMNDAAQKYVGTHDFRNLCKMDVANGVINFQRTILSAKVQLVALRGPGEKFQQQEPFQLCQFEVTGQAFLYHQVRCMMAILLLIGQRMEKPEIIDELLNIEKNPQKPQYSMAVEFPLVLYDCKFENIKWIYDREVQEFNVTHLQQLWASYAVKSHMLYSMLQGLDSAAICPGSGSKINEMVQWRDVKPSVQKQISAFVEGVKTRTYKPLLDRPRCEGLESRIQHFVRRGRIKQPHVCQEEEIKTKRDYSDTTEEESNTSEKLTKKICVNRN from the exons ATGTGGATCAAGGCACTCAGAAATCTTCATCTGAAATATTG GCACAGAGAAACTATATACTTTTTTACGTTTTGGAGATACATGATGGAAAGAAACATAGCGTCAAATCAGACTGAGACACTTCTGAAGAGAATACAAGAACTGGAGAGAGAGGTACAGAGGCTACAACAGGAACAGGCTGACAATAAGAAGAGCCCAAACATCAAAGGAGAAAGTTCCACTGAAGCTGGGAAACCAAAGAAACGGCAGCATCAACAGCGTGCTTTTAATTTCAGTGCGTATGGCCAAAGACATGTAGCTTTAAGGGTAGCTTATTTGGGCTGGGGATACCAGGGTTTTGCCAgtcaagaaaacacaaacaacacCATTGAGGAAAAACTGTTTGAGGCACTAACCAAGACTCGGCTAGTAGAAAGCAGACAGACATCTAACTACCACCGATGTGGGAGAACAGACAAAGGAGTCAGTGCTTTTGGACAG GTGATTTCCCTTAACCTTCGCTCCCAACTCCCGGGGAGCAAGAATCCAGAAGATCAAAGTTTGAAAGACAGTATCAATGATGCTGCTGAAGAGATTCGTTATACCCATATTCTTAATCGGGTGCTCCCTCCAGACATCCGGGTGCTGGCTTGGGCCCCTGTAGAACCCAGCTTTAGTGCCCGGTTCAGCTGCCTTGAACGGACTTACCGCTACTTTTTCCCCTGTGCTGATTTAGATATTGAAGCCATGAATGATGCAGCCCAAAAATATGTTGGCACTCATGATTTCCGGAACTTATGTAAAATGGACGTGGCCAATGGTGTGATAAATTTCCAGAGGACTATCCTGTCTGCTAAAGTGCAACTAGTGGCCTTGCGGGGTCCAGGGGAGAAATTTCAACAGCAGGAACCATTCCAGTTATGTCAATTTGAAGTGACTGGGCAGGCATTTCTTTACCATCAAGTACGGTGTATGATGGCCATTCTCCTTCTTATTGGCCAGAGGATGGAGAAACCAGAGATCATTGATGAACTGCTGAATATAGAGAAAAATCCCCAAAAACCACAGTACAG CATGGCAGTGGAATTTCCTCTAGTTCTATATGATTGTAAATTTGAGAACatcaaatggatctatgatcgGGAGGTCCAGGAGTTTAATGTTACACACTTGCAGCAATTGTGGGCTAGTTATGCAGTTAAAAGTCACATGTTATACAGCATGCTACAAGGACTGGACTCTGCTGCCATATGTCCTGGGTCAG GATCAAAGATAAATGAAATGGTTCAGTGGAGAGATGTCAAACCTTCTGTCCAGAAGCAGATTAGTGCCTTTGTAGAGGGAGTGAAAACACGAACCTATAAGCCATTATTGGATCGTCCTAGATGTGAAGGTTTAGAGTCCCGGATCCAGCACTTTGTTAGAAGGGGAAGAATTAAGCAGCCACATGTATgccaagaagaggaaataaaaaccaaaaggGACTACAGTGATActacagaagaagaaagcaacACCTCAGAAAAACTAACAAAGAAGATCTGTGTTAATAGGAATTAA
- the HYLS1 gene encoding hydrolethalus syndrome protein 1 isoform X1: protein MAEKRHAYNIEEAMEKLMGPDKQKWATMDPEERMAAAAIAFTQICAGLGEGDTTREARSKQYDPYSKASVALGKAPSLPVHLRCTQEELTVSETGSDTSQIARKPVMKRKVLRRKPDGEVLVTDESVISDSGSSVENDTELWDLRRRLMNLQPCHEDNETEAEGMDSSEKLHPQRSYHDISQEEEEEIICYLQREAMEPPVYEQDLIVPNRPKSFILPKLDQLGRNRGKIDRVARYFEYKRDWDSMRFPGEDQRKDLRWGVREQMICRSEPQLKPQHIYVPNNYLVPTMKKRSALRWGVRCDLANGIMPRERAEEENENPHLSI from the exons ATGGCAGAAAAAAG acATGCCTACAACATAGAAGAAGCAATGGAGAAACTCATGGGGCCTGATAAACAAAAATGGGCCACTATGGATCCAGAAGAACGTATGGCAGCCGCTGCGATAGCCTTTACCCAGATCTGTGCAGGGCTGGGTGAGGGGGATACCACAAGAGAAGCCAGATCAAAACAGTATGATCCCTACAGTAAAGCTTCagtggccctgggcaaggcacCCTCTCTACCTGTGCATCTGCGGTGCACACAAGAAGAGCTTACGGTTTCAGAGACTGGCTCAGACACCTCCCAGATAGCCCGGAAGCCAGTAATGAAGAGGAAAGTGCTTCGTAGGAAACCAGATGGTGAAGTACTGGTTACAGATGAGTCTGTTATAAGTGATTCAGGGTCTAGTGTAGAAAATGACACGGAGCTCTGGGACTTGAGGCGAAGACTAATGAATCTGCAGCCCTGCCATGAAGACAATGAGACTGAGGCTGAAGGTATGGATAGTTCAGAGAAGCTGCACCCACAGCGTTCGTACCATGACATTtctcaggaggaagaagaagaaatcatcTGCTACCTACAAAGAGAAGCAATGGAACCTCCAGTTTACGAACAAGATCTAATTGTTCCTAACCGACCCAAGTCATTCATCCTCCCAAAGCTGGATCAACTAGGCCGAAATCGGGGAAAGATTGACCGAGTAGCCCGGTACTTTGAGTACAAAAGAGATTGGGATTCAATGAGGTTCCCTGGAGAAGATCAAAGGAAAGACCTTCGTTGGGGTGTTCGAGAGCAGATGATCTGTCGGTCAGAGCCCCAACTCAAGCCTCAGCACATATATGTCCCCAACAACTACTTGGTGCCAACCATGAAGAAAAGATCTGCCTTACGTTGGGGCGTGCGCTGTGACCTAGCAAATGGTATCATGCCCAG GGAAagggcagaggaagaaaatgagaatccTCATCTAAGCATCTGA